TTACATACTTCTTTATTCTCCTTGTATTTCTTAGCCAGCTCCATACCCAGAATCGCGTGTGGCTGCTCTGGTTCCTCAGGCCATACCTTTCCAATATCATGAAGCAATCCTGCGCGCTTCGCTAATTTCGCGTTTAATCCCAACTCTGATGCCAGCGTAGCACAAAGCTTCGCTACTTCCCTAGAGTGCTGTAGCAAGTTCTGACCATAAGACGAACGGAAACGCATACGCCCTACCATCTTGATTAATTCAGGGTGCAGACCATGAATCCCTAGATCGATCACAGTTCTCTCACCGATCTCCACGATCTCTTCCTCTATATTCTTAGTCGTCTTGGACACGATCTCCTCAATGCGTGCCGGGTGTATCCTACCATCGGTCACCAATCTATGAAGGGACAATCTTGCCACTTCTCTTCTCACTGGATCGAAACCAGAAATAATGATGGCCTCTGGTGTATCATCCACGATGATCTCCACTCCTGTGGCAGCCTCCAGTGCGCGAATGTTTCTTCCTTCTCTACCGATGATCTTACCTTTGATATCATCACTTTCGATATTAAAGATCGACACACAGTTCTCTATAGCATGCTCGGTAGCCGTACGTTGGATTGTTTGGATCACAATCTTTTTGGCCTCCTTGGTAGCAGTCAATTTTGCCTCTTCTATGATATCCTTGATGTGAGAAGAAGCTTTGGTTCGAGCCTCATCCTTTAAGGTTTCCTTCAGCTGTTCGATTGCTTCAGAAGCAGATAGATTAGAAATCTTCTCTAGCGCTACGGTTTGTTCTTCCTTACGCTTGTCAAGTTCCTCTTTTCTTCGTTTGACAATTTCCATCTGAGCCTCCAGATTTTCCTTCTGACTTTCCAGCTCAGCTTCGGCTCTTTTGTTTTGTTCTATCTGCTTGGACAGGTTTCCCTCTCTTTGCTTTAACTTATTCTCGTTAGAGATGATTTGGTTCTTCTTGCGATTACTTTCTTCTTCGAATTCTGACTTCAGTTTCAGAAAGTGCTCTTTCGCCTCTATCTCCTTTTCCTTCTTGACATTCTCTGCAGTAATTGTCGCTTCTTTGATGATAATTTCTGCTTTGTCATTGGCTTCATTTATCCTTTTAGCCTCAGCTCTTTTGGCCAAAAATCGACTGATTCCAAACCCAATAATGAGTCCAATCAGTCCTACAACAATAATAATTGTACTATCCATGATGTATATATATAGTTAATCATGGAGATGATCGTAAAGACACTATGTTGAGTAAATATATTTAGAGGGCTTCAGAGATGAGCTGATTGAGTTTGCTTATATGTTCCATGGCGATTTCGTCCGTCATTTGTCGGTTTTCGGAGCTCTGTAGCAGTTGAATAAAACTGTCCATAGCCACCATCGCCAAGAGATCCTGTTTATCATCGATCTGAAACTGATCCTGATAGAACCTTAGCTTTTCATTTATTTTTTTACCCGCCGCACGTACGTTCGCCTCCTCTTCAGGTGCGACCTTCATTGGGTACTCTCTGTTTCCAATCCTTATTTTTATTGATAATTCTGTCATTCAGACTTCTATTCGCTCAAGTGAGCTATGCACTTATCAACTTCATTTATATATTCACTCAGCAAGTTGCACAACGCTTCTGTGTCATTATCGTCCACCACCATGCCGTTCACAAGTTTACTAATTTTATCTTGATTTTGAAAACCAGCCAACTGCTGGTCTTTATCCTCTATTTTGGCCCTCAACCGATCATTCTCCGCTCTCAAAACCTCTATTTCAGATTCCTTTTTTTTGTAGTCATTCAACAACAAAACCAGTTTTCTTTCCAGATGATTCAGCTCGGTTCGCAAGCGATTTTCGGCCATTTTTATTTTCTAATTATAGCGTTCAAATTATTTTCAAAGCTTGACATCAGGGCACTCATCGTTTTATCAATCACCTTGTCATTCAAGGTTTTATTCTCATCCTGAAGAATAAAACTCAATGCATAGGATTTTTTCCCTTCGCCAATGCTGTCTCCCTCATAAACGCTGAATACATTTATTCGTTTGACTAGTTTTTTACTTTCAGATTTAGCAATATCCATGATTTCGCTAAACTGTACTTTCTTGTCCAGTACGAGAGACAAATCTCTTCGCACTTCTGGAAATTTAGAAACTGCCTTATACATCGGAATCTTTCCATACTTCTTCAGCAATTTTGGCCAATTCAATTCTGCAAAGAAGACATCCTGATTTACTCCGATTACTTTGGTCACTTTCTTTTTCAACTTACCAAAAGAGGCCAACAATACTCCATTGACAGATATATCTAATCCATATTCAAAGACCTCACTTTGAGTCGGGACAGAATCCATATCCGCCACACTAAATTTATCTAATATTTTGTGAACCACCGCTGAAAGGTCATGAAAATCGATAGGTTTTTGTTCCAAATACCAGCTTTCATCAGATCGATTCCCGGTCATAAACAAGCAAAGCTGTTGCTGCTCCGAATACTTGTCGCCCTCCTTTTTGTACACTCTTCCAAATTCGAAGAATTTAAGATTGGGCTGCTTCCTGTTTATGTTATACTTAAGTGCCTCTAAGCCAGAAAAAATGATGGTCTGACGCATCACTCCTAATTCCTCGCTTAACTTATTTAGGATCTGAACATTTTCATCCGCCTTCCAGTATCCCGCTTTACTTAGGTATTCAGGATTGGTCAACGAGTTGCTCATGATTTCATTCATCCCTAATGCAGACAAAAACAAAGAAGTTTTCTCTTGAATTTTATCCTTGTCAGGAGTTGTGAAATTAGCCAAAAACTCAGCACTTGAGTATTCGCTCAGCGCAATATTGTTATACCCATAGATTCTCAAAATCTCTTCGATCACATCTGCCTCACGAGTCACATCAAATCTATAAGGTGGCACAGAGACTTTAAAGCCTTCCTCTGTCGGCTCTGACACTTGAATATCCAGAGCATTTAAAATACCATGGATCTTTTCTATAGGCAGAGCCTCTCCTATCAATCTATTGATATTCTTATATGACATCTGAATAGATACATCTTCTATCTCAGATGGGTAAATATCAACAATCTCGGAAGTGATCTCACCTCCGGCAACTTCTTTGATCAACAGTGCGGCCCATTTCAAGGCATCTACAGTCATTCTTGGGTCAGTTCCCCTTTCGTATCTAAAAGAAGCATCAGTTTTCAATGCATGGCGAGTAGCCGTATTCCTTACAAAGTCAGAAGAAAAGTAGGCTGATTCCAAAAACACATCGGTGGTACTTTCCTTTACTCCCGAATGTACACCACCAAATACTCCGGCGATACACATGCCTTCCTCAGCATTGCAGATCATCAGATCTTTTGAGGACAGTTTTCTTTCTTTCTCATCCAAGGTGGTGAATAGACTCCCTTCTTCTAAGGTTTTCACTACCACTTTATCTCCTTTGATTTCATTCAAATCAAAAGCATGCATCGGCTGTCCCAAAGAGTGAAGCACGTAGTTAGTGACATCTACCACATTGTTGATAGGTGCCAATCCGATACTATTCAGTTTTGCTTTCAACCATTTAGGCGACTCCTCTACTTTCACATTGGAGATCGTCAAGCCCGAATACCTGGGGCATGCCTCCGTATTTTCTACCACAACCTCTACAGGTCGCGAATTGTTGTCTATTTGGAAAGCACTAAGGTCTGGAAATTTCGTATCTCTCTCGAATGCTGCTTTCAAATCACGAGCCACACCAAAGTGAGATGCCGCATCAGCACGATTAGGAGTTAGCCCTATCTCGAAAACAGTATCCTTAGTTGGCTTAAAATAATCAGCAGCTGGTGTACCATTTGGCAAATCTGTATCCAATATCATGATACCAGCATGGGAGGCTCCCAATCCAATCTCATCCTCAGCACAAATCATCCCTAGAGAAACCTCTCCTCTGATTTTCGCTTTCTTGATTTTGAACGGTTCGCCTTCGGAAGGATACAATGTCGCGCCAACTGTTGCTACGACTACCTTCTGCCCAGCAGCCACATTGGGTGCACCACATACGATAGGTGACAGTTCTGCCTCTCCAATATCCACAGTGGTCAAACTTAGCTTATCAGCACCCGGATGCTTACCACAAGTTTTGACTTCACCAATCACAAGCCCTTCGAGACTTCCTTTGATTTCTTCTACTTCCTCTACTCCTTCTACTTCTAAACCGGTGTTGGTCAGTGTCTGTGATATCTCATCGATGCTTTCATTTAGATCAATGTAATCCTTTAACCAATTCAGTGAAATCTTCATGTATAAATAAGCTTTTTAGCTGCGGATAAAACAAGCCGTAAAATTAAGAAAATAAGGCAGTCTGAGAAGGAGAATTACTTTCTTCTTTTTCGGAAAAGAGTGGAAGTTAAAACAATGGCCATTCCAAAGATCATCACCAAATACATCCATTTGGGTTCTCCCAATCTATAAGATCTCAAAAACTCACTTGTTGCCAGGAAAATCAAAAGGAATCCACCAACGACTCCTATTCTTTGCAATAATCTAGGATTCATCTTCTACCTCTAATTCCAAAGTATTTTCCCAGGATTGAAATCTTTCAATGTCTTCCTGTATACTGTTATAAATCCAAAAAATAATCGCCAAATCATCGGTAAAGCCAAGAGCAGGCAGAAAATCAGGAATCAAATCCAGAGGCGTGACAAAATAAAGCATCCCTCCAGCCACAAGCAATAATGTGCGCCATGGCAACTCCCTATACTGACCGGTGAATTGTGCCTTGACCATTCTCAAAAACACAGACAACTTATCTACCAGCTCCTTGAGCTTATCATTGTTATTGACAATGCCCTGAAGTTTATTGCTGGTAGTGTCCATTAAACGAGAGAATCGTTCATTGTCACTCAAAATATCTTTGGCTTTTTCCTTATACTTTTTGAATACTTTTTCCTTGTTCATAAGATTGGGGCTAAAAGTTCTGTTGGATTTCTTCCTTGATATACATCAAGGCATGATCAATTTGCAGGTACTCTCTATCCATCACTCGTTCGAAGATTCTTCTAGCCAGATCAATTCCCTTGGCCGATTCTTCCAGGCTTCCTGCAGCCTCATTGATTATCATTACGATTTCTTCCATGGCAGAGTTGACTACCTCCCATGCCTGGATACTCATATACACCTGCTGCGACAAGTTATGATTGAATTCTTCGCGCACCTCATGCAGCAATACTTGATGAAACTCCACTGCAGTCAATTCCCCCTGATTCAATCTGACAACCAGGTTTTTAGGTGCGATTCGCTCAAGAAACAAACAAATCCTTTCGTAAGCCTGTAGACGAATCGGTAAAACCACATCCGTATTTTTCAGTTTAATATCTATGAGTCGACTATCATATTCTTTTCGTATGAAAAGTCTAACCATTAAATACATGGCATATAAAACCGCTCCTGCTGGCAGGATAATTTTTCCGAATTCTATCAGTGCTTCCAAATTAAGTTTTCTTTATCGTGTCATTCAAAATTAAGTAATTTTGCGCAAGCGATAGCATCATTCGATTTATGGATTTAGAACCAGTCATTATCACCACCAAAGCTTTGGCAGAAGTCAAAAACATCATGAACAACAAAGGGATTCCTGAGGACTATTCTCTACGAATAGGTATCAAAGGCGGAGGTTGTGGCGCCATGGGCTATGTCATCGGTTTTGACAAAAAAAATGATGCCGACATCTCCTATTCTCAAGACAGCGTACCGATTGTCATTGACAAGAAACATGTCATGTACCTCGTGGGGTTGGAAGTGGATTTTATTGAAGATGCAGAAGCAAGAGGCTTCAGCTTCAACAAATCAGAATAAACTTTAGGAACGATTATCCAATTTCAAAGTCACAGAAGCCTTGTGACAAACTCCTTTGATCGGCGGGTTGTGTTTGCTTACAGTAGTTTTGACAGAATAAATTTTCGGAAATCTAGAAGCAATCTTTTGATTGATACTCATGGACAAGGTCTCCAATAGCTTGGTAGGCACCTTCATGATGTTTTCCACTAAACTATAAATGATCTCATAGTTAACTGTAGCCGCTAAATCTCCGTCATCTAACTCCACCGGATCTGCCAGCTCTACCTCTACATCAACAGTGTATTTATTCCCGATTTCTCTCTCCTGCTCATAATAACCATGGTGAGAAAAGAAATCTAACCCCTCCAGCTTTACTAACATGTTTGCTTAATCCTCTAGTTGATCAAAAAAAGATAGGTCTTTGTTTGTGTTCTTTTTTTCTGGAGCCTTGGGCTTTGGTTTGGCCAATTCTTCTCTTGTAATAGGGTTCTTTTCAGAAATGTAGTTTTTCTTGACTTGCATCTGATCATCTTCAGAATACTCGAACCCCTCTCCTCTTTGTGGTGTTTCTAATTTGGCTTTCGGGATTTTAACAGGTTCTGGCTTTTGAAACTCTTCAGCTTCCAAATTGAATTCTTCTGCCTTACTCTCTACCCTTTCGCTACTTTCGCGCAGCATTTGCTTCACTTTTTTCAGGTGAGTTTCGAGACCAGATTCTTGATACTTGATCTTCTCCACCTTACTCATCACATCGCCAGAAAGTATCTTGAGCTGCGAAACCACATTATCTCTTTGATTCTCGATGATGCGATAGTTCTCTTCTAGTTCTTTGACCTCACCAGCCATACCTTCGATGATCTCTTTGGCTTGATCCTCTGCACGATCAATAATGGCACGAGCTCTGTTCTTCGCTTCGTTGATCAAAGCATCCGCGTTGATTTGTGTTTCTTTGAGGTGCAGCTCAGCAGTACGATTAGCCTGATCTATCACATTAGCTCCCGTATCTTCAGCCGTTTTCAAAGTTTTGAAGAGCGTAGTTTCCACCTCACGAAGTTTTTGAACTTCCTGCTCCAACTTACTAACATCCGACTTTAAGTCTTTGTTTTCGTCGAGCATTCGCTCCCATTCATGCGATAAGGATATCAAAAAAGCATTGACTTCTTCTTTGTTGATGCCGCGAAAAGCTTTTTCGAAAGTCTTTTGCCTAATTTCTAGAGGAGTAATTTTCATATTTTAAACTTTTAACCATCCCCCAAACCTGCTACAAGGGGGCATAATTAACGAAAACCATCATTTTACTGATCTCCAATTAATTAAAATTACATATTAAGTACGTAAAAACTGGTAGTTTATATATCTAAGGGCGGCTTAATAATGCAATAATACGCATTATTTTACAATATCTATGTCCCAGACCGATATAGACCGATCATCACTGCAAGATATGAGATAATCATGGTGTTCTGTCCATATCAGACGATTAACAGACGTTAAATGCCCCTGATGTCGGGCTTTGTCTATTACCTTGATCAATCGTCGCTCTTCGTACTCCCATACTTTGACTGTTTTATCCATGCTAGCAGTCGCAAAGTACTTCTCACTCGGGTGAAAATCGATATCATTGATGGCATACATATGAGCATTGATGCTTTCGATCAGTTCTTCCCCATCCTTGACATCCCAGTATTTGAGTCTTGCATCACGGCTACCCGTTAGCAGGACCTCCTGATCAGAATGGTAAGCCAAACCAAACACCGAATTGTCATGTGCCATGGTCTGATCTACTATGTTGAAGCTCTTAAGATCCACACGAATCAACTGACCATCACTGGCAGCTATCACACAGGTATTATCTCTTAATATTTCGATTCTCCTCAAGTTCTGGTCAGAAATCACAGATCGCTTCAGGATATTAAGCGTTTTTAAGTCAATAATAAAGAACTCTCCACTGGCACATGCCACGAGAACGAGCCCTTGATGTACTTTGATGTCAAATATAGCCAACTTCCCGAGCTGCAGCGATCCTGCTGCACTCTTCTCCTCTATCTTGATCAGATGCAGCCCCTCATAATTCTGTCCCACGATCAAAACGTCTATCTCAGGGATATAGCAAAGGGAGTAAATAGAAGAGGAGACCTTTGCAATCAGTCTCCCATTTTCAAAATTTTCCAGATCCCACAGGATGACTTGCCCATCTCCTCCGGCTGAAAAGAAATACTGCGGACTCGAACCAGATTCAAGCGTGTATACAGCGTCTTGATGACCCGTGTAGCTATGAACTTTCTTGATGTTGACTTTAGGGAGTGCGCACATATTATAGCTCGACTTCCTGCTTAATCTTAGAAGCTAAAGTGGACAATTCTTCCTGACTCAAACACAATTTTGGACGTGCAAAATTCATATCATCCATCACTTTGATAGGGATCAAGTGAACATGTGCATGTGGCACTTCTAACCCGATTACCGTAACACCAATGCGCTCACATGGCACAGCTTTTTTTAAACCCAAAGCCACTTTCTTAGCAAATAGGTGAAGACCTATCAAAGTCTCATCATCCAAATCGTATATATAATCCACCTCTTGCTTAGGCACAGCCAAACAATGTCCTTCAGACAATGGGTTGATATCCAAAAAAGCGATGAATTCGTCCGTCTCTGCTACAATATGTGCAGGGATTTCTCTATTGATAATCTTAGTGAAGATACTAGCCATCTTACATCGAGATATCCATGATCTCAAAGTCAATTTTGCCTGCAGGTGCTTCTACAGTAGCAATTTCACCTATCTTGTGACCCAAAAGCCCTTTTCCAATTGGTGATTCTACAGAAACTTTACCCGCTTTCAAATCTGCCTCAGATTCAGCTACTAAAGTGTACTTCATTTCCATGCCATTTTTGACATTTTTGATCTTAACTGTAGATAGTACGGACACCTTAGACAAGTCAATCTGTGAAGCATCCATCACTCGAGCATCACCAACTACCTTCTCTAGTTTAGCAATTTTCAATTCTAAAAGACCTTGAGCATCCTTTGCTGCATCATATTCAGCATTCTCACTCAAATCACCTTTATCTCTGGCTTCTGCTATTTGCTTTGCGATATCTGCTCTACCCTTAGTTTGCAACTCTCGCAACTCATCTTTTAGCTTCTGTAGCCCTTCTTCTGTATAATATGATACTGCCATTATATTGTCGTTTATAAACAAAAAAGAACGGTCTCATTGCTGAAACCGTTTCTTGCTTTTTCTTCTTATATGATTTACAATGATAGGAAAAATTCAGCCACCAATCAAATCTATCCATCAATTGGTCGGCAGAGATTCCCTTACGCTTTGTTTTGTTCTTTGATCAAATTAAGAGCTGAACCTGCTTTGAACCAATTCACTTGCCCAGCATTGTAAGTATGGTTCGTCACGATGGTATCTTCACTACCGTCCGCATGCTTAGCCACGATAGTCAAAGGCTTACCAGGTGCAAAATCTGTCAAATCCAGAAAGTCAAAAGTATCATCCTCTTGAATTTTGTCATAATCAGATTCATCTGCAAAAGTTAAAGCCAACATACCTTGCTTCTTCAGGTTGGTCTCATGGATACGAGCAAAGGACTTAACCAATACTGCCTTCACTCCCAAATGCCTTGGCTGCATCGCTGCATGCTCTCTAGACGACCCTTCACCATAGTTGTGATCACCGACTACCAAAGTAGGTATACCGGCTGCCTTGTACGCTCTCTGTACATCAGGAACCGCACCAAATGAACCATCCAATTGATTTTTAACCTTGTCAGTCTCCCCATTAAAGGCATTGACTGCTCCTGTCAAAGTATTGTTAGAAATATTGTCCAAATGACCTCTAAATCTCAACCATGGCCCTGCCATAGAGATATGGTCTGTGGTACACTTTCCAAGAGCTTTAATCAGCAATTTGGCTCCTGTGATATTTTTCCCATCCCACGGATCAAAAGGTTCTAACAATTGAAGTCTTTTAGATTCTGGATCTACTACTACATCTACACTCGAACCATCTGCAGCGGGCGCTTTATAGCCTGGATCTTCCACATCAAATCCCTTGCTTGGAAGTTCCTGTCCTTTCGGAGGATCCAGTTTCACCTGCTCACCTGACTCACTTGTCAGTGTATCAGTGATCGGATTGAAACTCAAATCTCCAGCAATCGCCAAGGCAGCCACCATTTCCGGTGAAGTCACAAAAGCATGAGTATTTGGATTACCGTCCGCTCTTTTGGCAAAATTTCTATTGAAAGAGTGAACAATGGTATTTTTCTCTTTTTTCTCTGCACCTGCTCTGTCCCACTGACCAATACAAGGCCCACAAGCATTGGTAAACACTCGGGTTCCCAACTTTTCAAAAGTATCGATGATTCCATCTCTCTCAATGGTATATCTCACTTGCTCAGAACCTGGATTGATACCAAATTCTGCTTTCGGTTTAATTCCTTTTTCGACCGCCTGCTCTACAATAGACACCGCTCTGGACATATCCTCATACGAAGAGTTGGTACACGAACCGATCAGTCCCCATTCAATTTTAGTTGGCCAATCATTGGCTTTGGCTTTCTCACCCATTTCGGCAATTGGAGTAGCCAAATCTGGCGTAAACGGTCCATTGACATGCGGAGACAAAGTGGACAAATCAATCTCTATTACTTGATCAAAGTATTGCTCTGGATTGGCATATACTTCATCATCTCCAGTCAAATGTTCTTTGATTCCGTTGGCCATGTCAGCAACTTCTGCTCTGCCCGTGGCTCTCAGATATCTTTCCATAGACTCGTCATATCCAAAGGTCGAAGTAGTAGCACCGATCTCAGCACCCATATTACAGATTGTGCCTTTACCAGTACAAGACAGACTCTTAGCTCCTTCGCCAAAATACTCTACAATGGCACCAGTACCACCTTTTACAGTCAGGATACCTGCTACTTTCAAAATCACATCTTTGGCTGAAGTCCAACCATTCATTTCGCCAGTCAATTTAACACCGATGAGCTTCGGGAATTTCAATTCCCAGGCCATACCTGCCATCACATCTACGGCATCTGCACCTCCTACACCTACGGCGACCATTCCTAGTCCACCTGCATTTACAGTGTGTGAATCAGTACCAATCATCAAACCGCCAGGGAACGCATAGTTTTCCAATACCACCTGGTGAATGATACCTGCACCCGGTTTCCAGAAGCCAATACCGTATTTGTTTGAAACTGAATCCAGAAAGTTAAATACTTCATTAGAGGTGTTCAATGCACTTTGTAAATCTGCCGCAGCACCTATCTTAGCCTGAATCAAGTGATCACAATGCACAGTAGTCGGAACGGCCACTTGAGGCTTTCCTGCTTGCATAAACTGCAGCAAGGCCATCTGTGCGGTAGCGTCCTGACAAGCAATTCTATCCGGCGCAAAATCAACATACGACTCCCCCCTCTTGTAGACCTCCTTCGGATCCCCATCATATAGGTGAGAGTAAAGTATTTTTTCAGACAGCGTCAATGGTTTCCCTGTCAGTTCTTTCGCTTTGTTGATTCTATCCCCCATTTGAGAATAGACCTTTTTTATCATATCGATATCAAATGCCATAGAATGTTTTTTTATTGCTTTATGAATTGTATTCCAATTTAAGTAATTAACGAGATTTTATGAATGCTGTTCGGTAATTAGTATTGAAAGATACTATAAGCTGTTAGCCATAATCTATTTAATGCACGAAAACATCAGGTCCCTTAGGTCCTTAACCATGTTTAAAAGATTCTCTAATCTTTCTTTTTTATACTTGAAAGAGATGAAGAAACAATCCCTGTCGGCACAGCAACTATACCAAGGCCTAACATTAAGATTATAAAAGTAAAAAACTTCCCCCCAGCAGTCACTGGGTATGCATCTCCATACCCAACGGTAGTAAGGGTTGCCACTGCCCACCATAGCCCATCAAATACTGACGAAAAAATTTCAGGCTGAACTGGATTTTCAAAATAATAGATCCCTACACCAGCCAGATACAACAACACTAAGGTGGAAATTGAAAATATTATTAGTTCTTCCTTGGATGAATCAAAAGCCATAGCCAACCTTTTCAGTGCTTTGGTATATTTGGTTAGCTTCAAAAGTCTAAAAACCCGAAAAAAACGAAGTAGCCTAATGGATCTCAGATCTAATCCTAGAGCTAGATAATATGGCAAAATGGCCAACAAGTCAATTACCCCATAAAAAGAAAAGGCATACTTAATCCGTCCTCTATACATTAGATTGAAAATGTATTCTATCGAAAATACAATAACGATAAATTGTTCGATGAGATTGATTGAGTTTCTTATATCCTCATTCAAATCCGGCAATGTACTCAGCGAAAAGTCGATGATTGAAACAACTATCAGTATTGGCACTATTTTGTCTAATGCACTTTTAATTCTTTCAATCATAAGGGCGCTTTTTTCACGAGTATTAGGAGACATTAAACTTCTCCTCCAAACTATCCGCAATCAAAGAATTAATACTAACACCTTTATTGGCCGCCTTTAGTGCTAAATTTCGGTGAACCTGAGGTTTTATCCTCACATTCAAAGAACCAGTAAATCTTTTGTCCGGTTCTTTGCCAATCAATTTACAAGTTTCTAAATAATCTTCAACTGAATCCTCAAATGCCTGAACCAACTCGGCATAGCTCGCTCCCTCAAAAGTAACTGTATCATTGATAAACAATACTTTACCAAAAAAAACGCCACTCTCTTGATCAACATCTATGGACCCCAAGTAATCTCTATACTGCAATGGTTTCATATCAACTTATTTTCTCTCAAATGCTCTAAAACTATTTTCATCATATATGGTTTCAAGGTTTTCTGAGGATGCGGTTCATGCAAGCTTATTATACTTTTGGAAGTTGGATTTACAAACTTTCTCCGCGAGCCACTTCCCCTAAAAACTTCATAACCAAATCCGCTCAAAAGCGTGACCAAATCTGACCAGGAAAAAGACTTATCTTTTCTCTTTAGACGATCTAATAATTTATCTTTCCTGCTCATCAATACACTAATATACAATGCAACTAACAAATAGTTGCAATACAACATCAAAAAAAAGAGACTGCCCCATCGAGCAGTCTCTTTCTATATTAAAAGTATTTTATGGCTTACTTAACCAACGTTTTTCCAGAAGGCTTGAACTTAGTCAAATCAATTCCTTGAACAGCCGCCTCATATTCATTGAGGTTTGGCGTTCTACCTAATACAGTTGAAAGCACAACTACTGGAGTAGAAGAAAGCAATGACTCTCCTTTTTTCTCATCAGAATCCTTTACTACTCTTCCCTGGAACAAACGTGTAGATGTTGCCATCACAGTATCTCCTGGCTCAGCTTTCTCCTGGTTA
This is a stretch of genomic DNA from Reichenbachiella ulvae. It encodes these proteins:
- the rny gene encoding ribonuclease Y, giving the protein MDSTIIIVVGLIGLIIGFGISRFLAKRAEAKRINEANDKAEIIIKEATITAENVKKEKEIEAKEHFLKLKSEFEEESNRKKNQIISNENKLKQREGNLSKQIEQNKRAEAELESQKENLEAQMEIVKRRKEELDKRKEEQTVALEKISNLSASEAIEQLKETLKDEARTKASSHIKDIIEEAKLTATKEAKKIVIQTIQRTATEHAIENCVSIFNIESDDIKGKIIGREGRNIRALEAATGVEIIVDDTPEAIIISGFDPVRREVARLSLHRLVTDGRIHPARIEEIVSKTTKNIEEEIVEIGERTVIDLGIHGLHPELIKMVGRMRFRSSYGQNLLQHSREVAKLCATLASELGLNAKLAKRAGLLHDIGKVWPEEPEQPHAILGMELAKKYKENKEVCNAIGAHHDEIEMTSLISPIVQTCDAISGSRPGARREVMESYIKRLKDLEALALSFEGVHKCYAIQAGRELRVLVDADNVSDKRAGELSFDISSKIENDMQYPGQIKVTVIREMRSVSYAK
- a CDS encoding cell division protein ZapA, with product MTELSIKIRIGNREYPMKVAPEEEANVRAAGKKINEKLRFYQDQFQIDDKQDLLAMVAMDSFIQLLQSSENRQMTDEIAMEHISKLNQLISEAL
- the pheT gene encoding phenylalanine--tRNA ligase subunit beta gives rise to the protein MKISLNWLKDYIDLNESIDEISQTLTNTGLEVEGVEEVEEIKGSLEGLVIGEVKTCGKHPGADKLSLTTVDIGEAELSPIVCGAPNVAAGQKVVVATVGATLYPSEGEPFKIKKAKIRGEVSLGMICAEDEIGLGASHAGIMILDTDLPNGTPAADYFKPTKDTVFEIGLTPNRADAASHFGVARDLKAAFERDTKFPDLSAFQIDNNSRPVEVVVENTEACPRYSGLTISNVKVEESPKWLKAKLNSIGLAPINNVVDVTNYVLHSLGQPMHAFDLNEIKGDKVVVKTLEEGSLFTTLDEKERKLSSKDLMICNAEEGMCIAGVFGGVHSGVKESTTDVFLESAYFSSDFVRNTATRHALKTDASFRYERGTDPRMTVDALKWAALLIKEVAGGEITSEIVDIYPSEIEDVSIQMSYKNINRLIGEALPIEKIHGILNALDIQVSEPTEEGFKVSVPPYRFDVTREADVIEEILRIYGYNNIALSEYSSAEFLANFTTPDKDKIQEKTSLFLSALGMNEIMSNSLTNPEYLSKAGYWKADENVQILNKLSEELGVMRQTIIFSGLEALKYNINRKQPNLKFFEFGRVYKKEGDKYSEQQQLCLFMTGNRSDESWYLEQKPIDFHDLSAVVHKILDKFSVADMDSVPTQSEVFEYGLDISVNGVLLASFGKLKKKVTKVIGVNQDVFFAELNWPKLLKKYGKIPMYKAVSKFPEVRRDLSLVLDKKVQFSEIMDIAKSESKKLVKRINVFSVYEGDSIGEGKKSYALSFILQDENKTLNDKVIDKTMSALMSSFENNLNAIIRK
- a CDS encoding YkvA family protein; protein product: MNKEKVFKKYKEKAKDILSDNERFSRLMDTTSNKLQGIVNNNDKLKELVDKLSVFLRMVKAQFTGQYRELPWRTLLLVAGGMLYFVTPLDLIPDFLPALGFTDDLAIIFWIYNSIQEDIERFQSWENTLELEVEDES
- a CDS encoding DUF7935 family protein, producing MEALIEFGKIILPAGAVLYAMYLMVRLFIRKEYDSRLIDIKLKNTDVVLPIRLQAYERICLFLERIAPKNLVVRLNQGELTAVEFHQVLLHEVREEFNHNLSQQVYMSIQAWEVVNSAMEEIVMIINEAAGSLEESAKGIDLARRIFERVMDREYLQIDHALMYIKEEIQQNF
- a CDS encoding HesB/IscA family protein, with the translated sequence MDLEPVIITTKALAEVKNIMNNKGIPEDYSLRIGIKGGGCGAMGYVIGFDKKNDADISYSQDSVPIVIDKKHVMYLVGLEVDFIEDAEARGFSFNKSE
- the folB gene encoding dihydroneopterin aldolase: MLVKLEGLDFFSHHGYYEQEREIGNKYTVDVEVELADPVELDDGDLAATVNYEIIYSLVENIMKVPTKLLETLSMSINQKIASRFPKIYSVKTTVSKHNPPIKGVCHKASVTLKLDNRS
- a CDS encoding DivIVA domain-containing protein, encoding MKITPLEIRQKTFEKAFRGINKEEVNAFLISLSHEWERMLDENKDLKSDVSKLEQEVQKLREVETTLFKTLKTAEDTGANVIDQANRTAELHLKETQINADALINEAKNRARAIIDRAEDQAKEIIEGMAGEVKELEENYRIIENQRDNVVSQLKILSGDVMSKVEKIKYQESGLETHLKKVKQMLRESSERVESKAEEFNLEAEEFQKPEPVKIPKAKLETPQRGEGFEYSEDDQMQVKKNYISEKNPITREELAKPKPKAPEKKNTNKDLSFFDQLED